In Erinaceus europaeus chromosome 10, mEriEur2.1, whole genome shotgun sequence, one DNA window encodes the following:
- the SUSD3 gene encoding sushi domain-containing protein 3, with translation MRRVSATLRGRARARGHAGTTTPPPANSTGTCAQMQPPPRGSIQVIRGDGASVGTVIVFHCPAGHQMLGSGLLTCSWKGSTAEWSSGTPTCKSVPPQDMFGFKVAVIASIVSSAIILLMSVAFLTCCLMKCVKRSERQHADRATQLWLQLRGEDLETVQAAYLGLKGLHNSSRGESGSRPSQAHDNHSFTSDLGDGTREVPGVAHSTNKAPWVPGPSALCPSNPTSSHCTHSANLGQFVPAHRPTAGRPRQHTAYLLG, from the exons ATGCGCAGGGTGTCCGCGACCCTCCGCGGCCGGGCGCGGGCCCGGGGCCACGCGGGGACCACCACGCCGCCCCCCGCGAATAGCACAG gCACATGTGCCCAAATGCAGCCACCTCCGCGGGGTTCCATCCAAGTCATTCGTGGTGACGGCGCTTCTGTGGGCACGGTCATCGTGTTCCACTGCCCTGCGGGTCACCAGATGCTGGGGTCCGGCCTCCTCACCTGCTCCTGGAAAGGGAGCACCGCGGAGTGGTCTTCAGGGACACCCACGTGCAAGT CCGTACCACCGCAAGACATGTTTGGCTTCAAAGTGGCTGTGATCGCCTCCATCGTCAGCAGCGCCATCATCCTGCTCATGTCCGTGGCCTTCCTCACCTGCTGCCTGATGAAGTGCGTGAAGAGGAGTGAGCGACAGCATGCTGACAG ggCCACCCAGCTGTGGCTTCAGTTGCGAGGGGAGGACCTAGAGACAGTGCAGGCCGCCTACCTGGGCCTCAAGGGCCTGCACAACAGCAGCCGTGGAGAGTCCGGCAGCCGACCCAGCCAGGCACATGATAACCACAGCTTCACCAG TGACCTTGGTGATGGGACCAGAGAAGTGCCTGGTGTGGCCCACAGCACGAACAAGGCCCCCTGGGTGCCAGGGCCCAGTGCTCTGTGCCCCAGCAACCCCACCAGCTCCCACTGCACCCACTCGGCGAACCTAGGGCAGTTTGTGCCTGCCCACAGGCCCACCGCGGGAAGGCCCAGACAGCACACAGCCTACCTCCTGGGGTGA